The sequence below is a genomic window from Acidobacteriota bacterium.
TAACTATGACTGGCTGCTGCGGTGACGGCTGAGAAGGCTGCTGCGGCTGCTGCTGTTGAGCCGCTGCGGTCCTTGCTCTTTCCTGGGCCAGTTGGTCTTCACTATCCCTCTGCTGACTGTTTAGGATCAGCATTGTTATTACGACCGCGGCTGCGATGGCGGCCAGGACTAGAGCTGCGATCGCCCCGCCCGACATGCCTCGCGATTCGCTAACTACTGAATCGTATTGAGTCTCGACAACCGGTCGAGCACGTTTGATTGGTACATCTTCAACTACTGTTCGCGTTTCTCGATATTCGCTCATTGTATCCCCCTGAGTTCGTTTATTTCGCCGGCCCTCTGAGCCTGCGATTGAAACCTGCCAACCGAGACTGTGTTGGAATGCATCACCCATGCCTCTGACCATCGTATCGAAACCATCCGCTACAATGCATAAACAGTCTCGATAGACTGTCAGGGCAACATACGTGCCGCTATGTCGACAGCCCCAGCGGAAAGCTGATTGAGCACACACTGAGGGGGAGAAGATCCAAGAGGGTGAAGACGAGAGCAAAGCTGACTTTGTATAGGAGCGACCGGCGCCAGGTAGGAATATGACTAACCACAGAGACTCCGAAACCAGGCGGATATTCCGAGACTTGCAACCTTTGCAATGACCAACGCGACAAGCGTCGTAGTGCGACGAGAAACGTCCTCGACGGTACTCCTATCTGGGCTGATAGGACAAAATATCCGGTTTTGTATCGGCGTTCTCCCTTTCTGTTCTGTCCTGGCACTCCTGGCAATATGCCTCATTGGTAGCCGCTGGCTTATTGCAAGGCCCACCTCGATGATTGTCGTGCTGCGTAGTTGTACAGGTGCATTGTTGCATTGTTCTGCCTCCTTCACTCAGCAATCCCGCGAACCGTCGGGACCGGGGTTTCTTAACCTTGCTCACCGGGAGCAAGGCGCTGGTTTTCTCAACGCTACGCTCCCGTCCAGATTTACAGGAGCAGAATAGCCTTTGCCCAGGAGCGCCGCAATCTCGGCGACCACTTCTTTCGTCGATTGATCATGCGCGTCGCTTGCCGCTAGAGATGTTGTTGGCCTTCGGCACTTCTTGGTCTTGGTTAGTTGAATCAAGACAGAGCAGTCGCCCTCAACTGTCTGACCATGTCAGTACCAGTGAGTCTCCGGCATGCTGACAGTCAGTTATGATCAGGTCGGGATGCTCAGCGCCCGCCATGTAAAGTCCTTCCCGGCCATCGCTAGCAACGACTACGGCGAATCCTTCGATGTTAGGTGCAGGTAGCTTAATTCGCGTGTGTCGAGATTGGTCATCAACGACAAGAATCTTGCTCGGCATTAGGCGGCTGCCCTCTGATGGATACTCGCAAGCATCAACCCGGATAGAATACCCACGGTCCTAGCCATAGGCAAACCAATGCGTAATAATCAAAGCAAAAGAAGACAACCGACTCAAGCAATCATCGATTTTAGATAGGCGTTGGGATCGTGATCCATCGCGCCCTCCGGGAGCCATTCCCACAATGGCCCAAGATCCTTTCGCGCGAGGTCTACATAAAACTGCGGAAGCTCGGTCGTCTCGCGTTCGAAGTAGCGCCGGAACTGCCGGTCAGTGTCCAGCCGGCGACGCACTTCGCTGTGGTACTTGATTCTTCCAAAACCTTCCGAAGACACCGCGCGCACTACGTTCATCCACCGCGGGATCATGGTCTTGGTCGCCCGGTAGCGATTGAAGATCGCCCGCCACGAGTATGTATACTTGACCAGATCGATCACCCGCTCGTAGAAGTCAGGCCACGAATAGTTCTTTGGCTTCACGTTCATCGCTTGATTGTTGTTCAAGAACTGAAACGGAAATGGCAAAACACGATTGGCGCGCTGGTATTCCAAATTCAGCGGCGCAGCTTGTCCAAACGCTGACAGCAGGGAATAGCCGGGAAACGCGCCCGGCGCCAGGTCCACAAAACGCTTGGTCAGCTCAAACGGTTCTTCTCCTTCGTCCACGTCCAGGCCCAGTACAAAGTTCGTCTGGATGTAAGGCATGTATCTCAGAATCATGTTGACGTGATCGGAGACCTGCCTGACTTTGTCCATCCCTTTCATTTTCCCGGTCTTCGATTTATCGCCCAGGTCGTACCAGGACTCTATGCCCGGCAACAGTGCTTTGAATCCATTCTGTTTGAGCCGCTTCAGATGCGGCTCGGACAGAAGCGACAAGCTGCTTTCGGCGATGAAATCGATGCTGTCTGGCGGCACGGCTTCCTCGATCGCATCCATAATGTCGTTGAACCGAACACCGAAGTTTGGATCGTGCCAACCGACCAGCGGCCGCTTGAACTGCTGCAGCAGAAATCGCAGGTCTTCCTTGATCACATCGACATTGAGCGGCTGATACGGTATGACCGAGTCGATACAAAAGCTGCACGTATAAGGACAGCCCAGGCTGCCAATCATCGGGACCATCTTTATCAGCGGCGCCTTCTTGAGAGTCGGCTCGATGTACTTCCACCGCTCGCGCACTCCGGGAAGCGCCGCCGGTTGCTGCTTCGCCGCGACGCGTATTCCAGCGGGCCGGTGCTCCGAGCAGTCTTGCAGAACATCACGGACCGCCGCTTCGTCGGTGAATCCGAGTACGTAGTCGAAGTACTTCAGTGCGTCTTGCGGGTAGCAGCGGGCGTGGGGGCCGCCCAGCGCGGTGATCGCGCCCCTCGAACGGAACACATTGCTGAGCGCGTACGCGAGCTGCGCAGCCTCGGTGAACGCGCCTATGAAGACGAGGTCCACATTGTCGGGTAACTCGTCAACCAGATTCTCAAACCCTGTGTAGCACACAAGAGTGACGTCGTGACCTTGTTGCTCGCACCATACCGCTATTACCTGGGGCATGATCGCCGCGAAATTGGCATTCATCACGCGCGCGAACATTGCGCGAGTAGGTCCTTTGGAGACGAGGTCGATGACTCCGATACGAAGCTTTCTCATAATCGAAAGGGTATCCGCCGAGAAGAGAGGTGATTGTTGTTGGCCACGCGTGCCTTTGAATACTAAAGCTCAAGTACCGGTTGGCAAGCACCTATTCATTGAGTGCGCCCAATATATTGGATGTCGACTCATCTGTCAATGGGCAGGCTGTGTGTCCGGCTTCGCGGATTGTAAGGGATCAGATGCTTATTTGGCGAAGCGGGCCATCGACCACGGGCGATTGTGCTCGAGGGAGTCGAACCCAATCGGCCTAAATCCGCATCAGCTCACATTGCCGGCTTGCTGAGAGTCAGTCTGTAAGTCTAACGGGAGAGCCCGCCTCTCTATCTATTCGCGGGCTGCTCTGTCTGCTGCGGCGACGGGCCTCGGCCGGGGATCCGTTTCAAGATGTCGTTGACAATAACGAAACCCATCAACAGCATCAACATAACCAGTCCAACCTGCATCATTCGTTCTTTGATGCGCAGGCTTAGCGTTAACCCGAACAGGCCCAGAAGCGCTTCGAGCCCAAGCATGAATATCAGTCCGCCGTCGAGCACCGGTATGGGCAACAAGTTGAAGACGCCAAGGTTCAGCGAGAGTATTGCCATCAACCGGAAAACCTGTTCCGAACCGGCCTGAGCAGCCTGTCCAACTATCTGAGCAATCCCGACTGGACCAGTCAGCGTTTCGCTCGCGGAGCGTTTGCCTACAAACACCTGAGCAAGCGCCGTCTTTGTCAATTTGACTATCCGAATGTTCTCGTCGATCGAGAACTTGATCGCGGCGACCAGCGACAAGCGCTGATTCACCATCTCGCGGCCGGTTATCGTCTGGGTGAAGCCCAATCGCAACTCCCCGTCGTTCAGTCGCGGAGTCGCTTGAATATCTACCACACTCCCGTCGTCCCGCCGGACCGTGAGAGTTAGAGGCTTGTCGACGCTATTTCGAATCGCGCTGATCACGTCCATAGTCCCGTATTCACTCTGCTCGACGCGCTTCCCGTTGACCGCGATGATGTTGTCACCCGGTTTCAAACCGGCGACCTCCGCGGGCTCGCCTGGGGCTACATCCCTGACCGTGATTCGCTCGTCATTCGCTTTAAGCCCGGAGTATCCGATCTTCTCCTGATCGAAAGCGCGTGACCCCACGTGCAGCGTGATTTGCAGGGTCTCGCCGTCGCGCGCTACGACGAGAGGAAGATCCTGTTCGGGGTTAACCGCGATATGGTCTTCAAGGTCCTGCCACGTTGGGTTATTGATGCCGTCGATCCTGACGATCAAGTCGCCTGGCCGCAGGCCGGCGCGTTCGGCCGGTAAATTCGGCTCGACGGCTTTGACCAGGGCGGGCTGGTTCAGATAGGCCGGCACATCGTGGTGAATCATCGCCATCGCCGCAGGTATGGCAAGCGCTGTCAGGATGTTCATCATTGGACCGGCAACAGCAACGCACAATCGCTGCCATTTGGGTTTGGACATGAATTCATGGTCCGCGCCGGTCCGCTGCTCATCAAGGTTCTCGCCGGCCATCTTGACGTAGCCACCCAGCGGTATGAGGCTGATGCGATAGTCGGTGTCGCCCTTGCGAAATCCCCAGAGTCGCTTGCCAAATCCAACGCTGAATACGTCGACTCGAATTCCGAAAAACTTGGCGACGATGAAATGCCCGAACTCGTGTATTACAACCATCGCACCGAGCACGAGGATAAAAACTACTATCATCTGCAAAAAACTTGCCAAGACCGTCTCCTTCTTTTGGCGTGATCACGCTGCCGCCCGCGCCCGAATGATATTAAATCTGTTGTGCGATCGCCGCGCCGCAACTTCTTTCAAGTCTATCGTAGAGACCGAAGGGTGTCTACCGTGGGAGAGTTCGCGAACCGCGCACTAAACTTGAGAATAGCCAGTCGATGTAGTAGACTCTGCCTTGAACAAAACGTGGAGGAACTCTGTGAGCCCTGAATTGAATCAGCTCATTGAGCTCCAGGAACTCGATCTAGAGATACAGCGTATATCGGACCGCCTTTCGAGAATACCGGAAGAACGGGATAGGACAGAAAACGAATTCAAACAGCACGCCGCTGAGTTCCTGGACCTGAAGAGCAAGCACGAACGAACCCTCGAAGACCGCAAGCTGCTAGAAGCCGAACTGGCCACCACCCAACAAAACCACGAGAAGTTTGAGCGCGACAAAACGAAAGTGCAGAACGAGAAGGAGTATACCGCCGTCTTGCGCGAGATTGACACTGCTCGAAAACACATCAGCGCGCTGGAAACCGAAATCATCAAGCGGATGGAGGAGATTGAAACGTTTGACGCCGAGCTTGCCGTCAAAACACCCGGCGTCGAGCGATTGCGCGCCGAGGTTGATCTGAGTCTGGCCGCGTTGCAAAAGGAACAAGAGGAAGCTGACCACGTGTTGGTTGAATTCGGCGAGCGCAGAAAGAAGCTGGCGGGTCAGATGCCAAGACACCTTTTCTCCACCTACGAGCGGATGTCACGTCTGGGGCGAGGACAGGCCCTGGCTGAGGTTCGCAGCAACGGCATCTGCTCAGCATGCAGAGTAAGGGTCCGTCCCAAAATATTCAGCGACGTCCGCAAAGGCGATCAGTTGATTATTTGTGAGAACTGCGGCCGGATTCTTTACTACCGTGACCAGACTTCTCAGTCAGCGGGAGCTGCAACGCCTGACTAAGCACCTCAGCCTTCGGCGTTGTCTGCATAATTTCGGTCTGCGATACACCACGTACCGAACTTGTGGCATAGTTTCTAGCGTGATACGCAACCCGTGACCTTTAGCGAATACACAGCAGCGTCTCGATTGAATCCTCGTGAGCGGACAGGCACTCGAAAGACTGTATATCGAAGGGATCGCTGAATCCTGGCTTAAGACGGCCGACGGCCGCGATACCAGCACGCTGGTCTACCGGCCCGCGGTGCTTATCGAGTGCGCGGTCAACTACCGCAGCCTCCGAGCGGGACTCAATCACTCCGAGGAGCGCAGCTACTCTGCCTGGCTTCCGGAGTCGGATCTCGCCATAGACTGGGATTCCCCCGCCGGCGAGTTTGATGAGCGATCACAACTTGCTTCGCAACCCGATCCGGCCATAAGCTATCGCCCGGGAAACTACCTGACAACCTGGTCCGACTTCGAACAGTGCGTTGCCGACTTGACAGGAAAGCTCGTGAGAGCCGAACGCCTTAGTGTTTATTTCAATCCGGTGTTTGGACTCTACTCCGCGCCGGGCGATCGGCTCGATGATTTTCTTGGCCGCGTCGCCGACGCCGCGCTGGGCCGCATTGAGCCCGAGCTTAAGAGGCTGCGCAACCGGTTCGAGTTGCAGCTCGAGCAAGTGCGCGAAGCTCAAGCATTGAAAGGCCAGCTTGCGGAGAACCTTAACCTTGAGAGCTTTATTTCAAACAAGCTGCATTTCTTCCAAAGCGAAAACAGATTGGCTGGGATGTTCTCAACACTGGCAGGCGCCGTGTTCGGCTCTGCTGAGCCGCGATCTCAAGAGGAACCATACCGGGCCGATGAAGCGGAACTGCGCGAAGATCTCGAGCGCATCGAGCAAGAAGCCAGCGAAGCTCTACGCGCGCTATACGATGAATATCTGACGCTGGCCAATGAATACGATACCTTCGAAATCGGACTCCAGCCCGACAACATACAGGTGATTCGCGAAGTTTTGGTATGGGTGCCGGTCCATGAATAGAGCAAAGAGCAAAGAGCAAAGGGCAAAGGGCAACAAAGCAAGTGGAGCGGATTTGCTGTCTGCTTGTTGCCCTTTCCGCTTTGCTCTTTGCTCTTCGCCCTTTGCGTTTTGTGTGTGACTTATTCTTATGGCCCAGCAACCACCAGCGCGAATCGGTATCATCACCAAGCCAAACGAACCGCGCGCGGCGGAGCTTGCGGCGCGCATCGCGGAATGGGCGGCTGATCACGAAATCAACCTGTTCGTAAACGACCGCGTTAAAGATTTGCTGCCCGGCACCTTCTCCGCTTCGGCAAGAGAGATCGCCGACAACTGCGATGTGCTGATCGTGCTGGGAGGAGACGGCACGATGATCGCGACAGCACGCCTCGTAGGGGGACGCGGGACACCAGTCCTTGGCATCAACCTCGGGACGCTTGGTTACCTGACGGAGTTCGCTATCGACGAGGCGATCCCGGCGCTGGAGTTCGTGGTTCGCGGTGAGTACGAGATCGTCCAGCGAATGATGCTCGACTGGCGAGTGCTTCGCGATGGCGACCAGGTGGGCGCGGGCACGGCGCTCAATGACGTCGTCGTCAACAAATCAGCGCTGGCCCGGATCATAGACATTGACTGCTGGGTTGGCGCCCACTATGTCACCGGATACCGGTCGGATGGCCTGATCATCGCGACGCCCACCGGCTCGACCGCCTACAACCTCGCCGCCGGCGGACCGATCATCTTTCCGAGCGCTGAAGCGATTTCCATCTGTCCGATTTGTCCTCACACCCTCACGAATCGGCCTCTGGTGCTTCCCTTCAACGTCGATATCAAGCTCCAGATGAACACGCGCGAGCAGGAGGTCATGCTGACCGCCGACGGCCAGACGGGTCTGCCGTTGATGGCCGGCGATAGAGTCGAGATACGACGAAGCGCGAAGACCTTCAACACAGTGTGCGCGAAAGACCGCGATTACTTCGAGATCCTGCGAAGCAAACTGAAATGGAGCGGCAGGTAGCGTAATCTTAAACCTGCGCGCTATTGTAAAGCCTGAGTCTGAGTCCGACGCTACATCATCGAGGTCAACGATGCTCTTACCGATAGGAGACGACAATGAAGGTCGGCGGACAACACCCTATATCGTCTACATA
It includes:
- a CDS encoding radical SAM protein, translating into MRKLRIGVIDLVSKGPTRAMFARVMNANFAAIMPQVIAVWCEQQGHDVTLVCYTGFENLVDELPDNVDLVFIGAFTEAAQLAYALSNVFRSRGAITALGGPHARCYPQDALKYFDYVLGFTDEAAVRDVLQDCSEHRPAGIRVAAKQQPAALPGVRERWKYIEPTLKKAPLIKMVPMIGSLGCPYTCSFCIDSVIPYQPLNVDVIKEDLRFLLQQFKRPLVGWHDPNFGVRFNDIMDAIEEAVPPDSIDFIAESSLSLLSEPHLKRLKQNGFKALLPGIESWYDLGDKSKTGKMKGMDKVRQVSDHVNMILRYMPYIQTNFVLGLDVDEGEEPFELTKRFVDLAPGAFPGYSLLSAFGQAAPLNLEYQRANRVLPFPFQFLNNNQAMNVKPKNYSWPDFYERVIDLVKYTYSWRAIFNRYRATKTMIPRWMNVVRAVSSEGFGRIKYHSEVRRRLDTDRQFRRYFERETTELPQFYVDLARKDLGPLWEWLPEGAMDHDPNAYLKSMIA
- a CDS encoding BON domain-containing protein, with amino-acid sequence MSEYRETRTVVEDVPIKRARPVVETQYDSVVSESRGMSGGAIAALVLAAIAAAVVITMLILNSQQRDSEDQLAQERARTAAAQQQQPQQPSQPSPQQPVIVMPQSQPAPAPVVVPVPAPSQAPSATAPTSTEVEVDITSKFLDDQDLRSQSIDVKVNGGTAVLSGRVPNEELKTRAETIARTVKGVRSVTNNISVQSSE
- a CDS encoding C4-type zinc ribbon domain-containing protein, with product MSPELNQLIELQELDLEIQRISDRLSRIPEERDRTENEFKQHAAEFLDLKSKHERTLEDRKLLEAELATTQQNHEKFERDKTKVQNEKEYTAVLREIDTARKHISALETEIIKRMEEIETFDAELAVKTPGVERLRAEVDLSLAALQKEQEEADHVLVEFGERRKKLAGQMPRHLFSTYERMSRLGRGQALAEVRSNGICSACRVRVRPKIFSDVRKGDQLIICENCGRILYYRDQTSQSAGAATPD
- a CDS encoding NAD(+)/NADH kinase, which codes for MAQQPPARIGIITKPNEPRAAELAARIAEWAADHEINLFVNDRVKDLLPGTFSASAREIADNCDVLIVLGGDGTMIATARLVGGRGTPVLGINLGTLGYLTEFAIDEAIPALEFVVRGEYEIVQRMMLDWRVLRDGDQVGAGTALNDVVVNKSALARIIDIDCWVGAHYVTGYRSDGLIIATPTGSTAYNLAAGGPIIFPSAEAISICPICPHTLTNRPLVLPFNVDIKLQMNTREQEVMLTADGQTGLPLMAGDRVEIRRSAKTFNTVCAKDRDYFEILRSKLKWSGR
- a CDS encoding site-2 protease family protein, with protein sequence MASFLQMIVVFILVLGAMVVIHEFGHFIVAKFFGIRVDVFSVGFGKRLWGFRKGDTDYRISLIPLGGYVKMAGENLDEQRTGADHEFMSKPKWQRLCVAVAGPMMNILTALAIPAAMAMIHHDVPAYLNQPALVKAVEPNLPAERAGLRPGDLIVRIDGINNPTWQDLEDHIAVNPEQDLPLVVARDGETLQITLHVGSRAFDQEKIGYSGLKANDERITVRDVAPGEPAEVAGLKPGDNIIAVNGKRVEQSEYGTMDVISAIRNSVDKPLTLTVRRDDGSVVDIQATPRLNDGELRLGFTQTITGREMVNQRLSLVAAIKFSIDENIRIVKLTKTALAQVFVGKRSASETLTGPVGIAQIVGQAAQAGSEQVFRLMAILSLNLGVFNLLPIPVLDGGLIFMLGLEALLGLFGLTLSLRIKERMMQVGLVMLMLLMGFVIVNDILKRIPGRGPSPQQTEQPANR